In Paludibacter propionicigenes WB4, the genomic window GTTTTATTTCTCTTTCGCGGTTTTCGCGCTCAAATTGTTTTTTTTGCTTTCTCAGATTGAACTTCACAATGCTCCAAAGTGCTATCAAACTCAGGATGAAATAAATGCAATATGCCCACCAACTTAACCAGAAAGGGGGAAGAATAACAATACTAAGAACAACCGGCGATTTACTCCACACATTGTCATTGTTACTGGCATACACTTTTAGTTGGTAAGTTCCCTGATTTAGATTGGAATAACTTACAGAACCTATTCCATTTTTTATATCAATCCAGTTCTCATCAAATCCTTCCAGTTTATAGCGGTATTTATTTTTCTGGGGATGAATATAGCTCATTGCAGAGAAGTTAACCGTAAAGTTTTTTTCATTGTAATGTAGTTCTATCTTGTTTGTAAGTACAATCGATGAGTCTAGTACTATTCGTTTCTTCAATGTAGAACCCGGTTCTACCTCCTCATTTCCAATAAGTAGCTCTGTAAAACGAGGTTGTGGAGCTATCGTATTATAATGGATGTTCTGCGGATCAAATACTGTATAACCTTTGGTACATCCAATGTAAATTTTACCTTGTTTGTTTTTAAAAATAGCATTCTGATTAAAGATTGCGCTCAATAATCCGTCGTTTTCATCGAACGAAACAACACTGTAAACCGTTTTTTTCGAAACCGGATCCTGCTTGCAGTATATACACGTTAACCCGTTTCTTGTGCCTGCCCAAATGTTCCCGTTATTATCTTCTACCAACGAGACAACCTGATCGCTCGGTAGTCCACTCGACTTATCTATATATTCTATCGTCTTATTAGCTGGATTGTAGATGTTAATGCCATTGTCGGTGGCTATCCAAATCTGATTTTTTTTGTCGAGAAGCACATTATTTATCGTCAGGTCGGAAAGCTTGTTTTTCTGAGACGAATCTTTGAAAAGGGGACTAATTATACGAGTTGAAGTATTAAGCACATCAATACCAACCGATGTACATAGATATATATACATGGAGTCTTTGCTGAACAAAGAAACTATGTAATTTGAAGAAATTCCTTTCACATAATTGGTTTTGTGGTGACTGAAATTATTTCTGGATTTATTAAGTTCATCAAGCCCACTTCCCAATGTAGCAATCCAGATATTCTGGTTGCGGTCTTCTACCAGTCCGTAAACACTATTATTGGATAAAGAATTTGGATTATTCAGTTCAGGCTGATAATTCTGAAAACGTTCACCTACCATTTTATTCAGTCCACCCCAGAAGGTGCCAAACCACATCGTGCCGCTTTTATCTTCCAGTATGGAGATAATAATGTCGGATGAAATGCTTGAACTATTGCCCTCTTGATTTCTGTATAGTTTAAATTTCCCGATTTTACTGTCCAGTTTCAGCACACCACTTCCGTTTGTCCCAATCCAGAGATTACCTTTTCTGTCTTCGTGAATTGCATTACAATCTTTATTTTCCATCTCAGGATTATTGTAAAAAAATAAAGGCGATTTTTCAAACTTAAATATTCCCGGATAAAAGTATGAGACTCCGTTTTTGTATGTTCCTACCCACATTATTCCGGTTTTATCGCAATGTAAACTAATGACAGAATTTTGACTGATTGAATTAGGATTAGCAGGATCGTTGCGGAGCAATATCAGTTGTTTTGATGTCTTATTAAATATTTCAATTCCACCGTGATCTGTTCCAATCCATACACGGCCTTTTTTGTCTTGTTCAATTGACCGAACCAAGTTGGAACTTATAGAATATAGTATTGACCCCGGTATATTTTTAATATTATTCCCAAAACAGCTCCACTCTTTTTTCTTCATGTCAAAATACAAGGTTCCTTTATCCATAAGACCCGGATAAATCCAGGGGCTGCCATCCGCATCTATAAATAGTCGCTTGGTTAGGGTTGATCCTTTGTCATTCTGAGTTATGAACGTGTTATTGAAATCAATTTTTTTTAATTTTTATTAAATCGTTCAATTAATCCGTTCGTAAAAAGAATCCAGATAAAATCATTTTGAGCTTTTATTGAGCTGATTGTACTTTTAAAATTTTTGGACTGAATGATAAAACGTATTAGTTTCTTGTTTTTTATATCGTACTCAAATAAACCATGATTGGCTTCATAGAAATAAAAATTTTTCTGATTATCGATTTCTACAATGGAGGGTTTGAAATGGA contains:
- a CDS encoding hybrid sensor histidine kinase/response regulator transcription factor — encoded protein: MDKGTLYFDMKKKEWSCFGNNIKNIPGSILYSISSNLVRSIEQDKKGRVWIGTDHGGIEIFNKTSKQLILLRNDPANPNSISQNSVISLHCDKTGIMWVGTYKNGVSYFYPGIFKFEKSPLFFYNNPEMENKDCNAIHEDRKGNLWIGTNGSGVLKLDSKIGKFKLYRNQEGNSSSISSDIIISILEDKSGTMWFGTFWGGLNKMVGERFQNYQPELNNPNSLSNNSVYGLVEDRNQNIWIATLGSGLDELNKSRNNFSHHKTNYVKGISSNYIVSLFSKDSMYIYLCTSVGIDVLNTSTRIISPLFKDSSQKNKLSDLTINNVLLDKKNQIWIATDNGINIYNPANKTIEYIDKSSGLPSDQVVSLVEDNNGNIWAGTRNGLTCIYCKQDPVSKKTVYSVVSFDENDGLLSAIFNQNAIFKNKQGKIYIGCTKGYTVFDPQNIHYNTIAPQPRFTELLIGNEEVEPGSTLKKRIVLDSSIVLTNKIELHYNEKNFTVNFSAMSYIHPQKNKYRYKLEGFDENWIDIKNGIGSVSYSNLNQGTYQLKVYASNNDNVWSKSPVVLSIVILPPFWLSWWAYCIYFILSLIALWSIVKFNLRKQKKQFERENREREIKQLHEIDEMKFRFFTNVSHEFRTPLTLIINPIEKLLKEAKTDEEKSVLSIIQRNANGLLELVNQLLDFRKLDVHKDTLNLAVGDVVTYIKDICYSFTDMANQKMISFSFSTSIQEFQMEFDPAKMKKIIYNLLSNAFKFTPKGGKIDVNMSLIVQQDNEQKTLRIDISDSGTGIPEKDLNRIFDRFYRVENAENGHQTGTGVGLHIVSEYVKLHEGSINVESQIGKGSVFTVQIPARLHIQEEIISLGLDLQEKSNEPKVEEETTLIAEDSRNKLPLMLIVDDNEDFREFISSMFIENYRILKAEDGKIAYQLILEKMPDLVISDVMMPNMDGFELCRLMKQDIRISHIPIILLTAKDGEENKYHGLESGAEDYIPKPFNMEMLSLKVKKIVDRQKKIRDQFKHKVDITLGEVQIVSMDEKFVKKAVALVEANISTSEFLVEDLCREMGMSRVYFYKKILALTDKTPSEFIRFIRLKRAADLLEKSQLFVNEVAFQVGFNDPKYFRKYFKDEFGVSPNEYKKKFSN